The following coding sequences are from one Triticum aestivum cultivar Chinese Spring chromosome 5A, IWGSC CS RefSeq v2.1, whole genome shotgun sequence window:
- the LOC123103087 gene encoding alpha-L-arabinofuranosidase 1 isoform X1 translates to MGSKETPCRARTTLCFLLLFCVSCKCSASEFEITQVASLGVDASPRLSRKIPDTLFGIFFEEINHAGAGGIWAELVSNRGFEAGGPHTPSNIEPWSIIGDDSSVFVGTDRTSCFRRNKVALRMEVLCDNCPVGGVGIYNPGFWGMNIEDGKTYNLVMHAKSPETIEMTVSLTSSDGLQVLASAAIRVPGGSNWIKLDQKLVAQGTNRTSRLQITAKTKGVVWLDQVSLMPSDTYKGHGFRTELISMLLDLKPRFLRFPGGCFVEGSWLRNAFRWRDSIGPWEERPGHYGDVWNYWTDDGLGYYEFLQLSEDLGAAPVWVFNNGISHHDEVDTTAIAPFVKDILDSLEFARGSAESTWGSVRAAMGHPEPFPVKYVAIGNEDCGKENYRGNYLKFYNAIREAYPDIQMISNCDGSSGPLDHPADLYDFHVYTGSRALFSMKNTFDNTSRSGPKAFVSEYAVTGNDAGRGSLLASLAEAAFLTGLEKNSDVVHMASYAPLFINDNDRTWNPDAIVFNSWQQYGTPSYWMQKFFRESSGATIHPITISSSYSDSLAASAITWHDDENSILRVKIVNFGPDAVSLTFSATGLQGSINALGSTATVLTSGSVMDENSFANPNKVVPVMIELRNAAEEMEVTLPPHSLSAFDLALAQSRLVAEM, encoded by the exons ATGGGTTCCAAAGAAACGCCATGTCGTGCTCGTACTACTCTCTGCTTCTTGCTTCTCTTCTGCGTGAGCTGCAAATGTTCAGCATCAGAATTTGAGATCACCCAAGTGGCAAGCCTTGGTGTTGATGCCTCACCGCGCCTTTCTCGAAAGATCCCTGATACGTTGTTTGGAATATTTTTTGAG GAGATCAACCATGCAGGAGCTGGTGGAATATGGGCAGAACTTGTTAGTAATAGAG GTTTTGAAGCTGGAGGCCCCCATACTCCATCAAATATTGAGCCATGGTCCATCATTGGAGATGACTCTTCCGTATTTGTGGGAACAGACCGTACGTCATGTTTCAGGCGAAACAAGGTTGCTCTAAGAATGGAGGTTCTCTGTGATAACTGCCCAGTTGGCGGTGTTGGCATTTACAACCCTGGGTTCTGGGGCATG AACATAGAGGATGGGAAGACCTACAATCTAGTTATGCATGCCAAGTCACCAGAAACGATAGAAATGACAGTTTCACTAACAAGCTCTGACGGATTACAAGTTCTGGCTTCAGCTGCCATACG AGTACCCGGCGGATCGAATTGGATAAAATTGGACCAGAAGTTGGTTGCTCAAGGAACAAACAGAACCTCAAGACTTCAAATAACAGCTAAGACAAAGGGAGTTGTATGGCTTGATCAAGTATCACTCATGCCTTCGGATACGTACAAG GGGCACGGTTTCCGCACAGAACTCATATCCATGCTTTTGGATTTAAAACCCCGGTTCTTGAGATTCCCTG GAGGTTGCTTTGTTGAAGGCAGTTGGTTAAGAAACGCATTCAGGTGGAGGGATTCTATAGGTCCATGGGAAGAGAGGCCTGGACACTATGGGGATGTCTGGAATTACTGGACGGATGATGGCCTCGGATATTATGAGTTTCTTCAG CTTTCTGAAGACCTCGGTGCTGCCCCAGTCTGGGTATTCAACAATG GAATCAGCCACCATGATGAAGTTGATACTACTGCTATTGCTCCTTTCGTAAAG GATATACTGGACAGTCTAGAATTTGCAAGGGGGAGTGCAGAATCAACATGGGGTTCTGTTAGAGCTGCAATGGGGCATCCTGAACCATTCCCAGTCAAATACGTTGCAATCGGAAATGAAGATTGTGGGAAAGAAAATTACCGTG GTAACTACCTTAAGTTCTACAATGCTATAAGAGAGGCCTATCCAGACATTCAGATGATTTCAAATTGTGATGGTTCATCTGGACCACTTGACCATCCTGCTGATCTATATGATTTCCAT GTCTATACCGGTTCCAGGGCACTATTTTCCATGAAGAATACATTTGACAATACCTCTCGTAGTGGGCCCAAG GCTTTTGTTAGCGAGTATGCTGTTACAGGAAACGATGCCGGCAGAGGAAGTCTTCTTGCTTCATTGGCAGAGGCCGCTTTCCTTACTGGGCTGGAGAAGAATAG TGATGTTGTTCATATGGCAAGCTATGCACCGCTCTTCATAAATGATAACGACCGCAC GTGGAACCCAGACGCTATCGTCTTCAACTCCTGGCAGCAATATGGGACTCCCAGTTACTGGATGCAGAAGTTTTTCCGTGAATCAAGCGGCGCTACGATCCATCCCATCACAATCAGTTCAAGCTACTCTGATTCGCTGGCAGCATCCGCGATCACGTGGCATGATGACGAGAACAGCATCCTGAGAGTTAAG ATTGTGAACTTTGGGCCAGATGCCGTGAGCCTTACATTCTCGGCAACTGGGCTCCAGGGCAGCATCAATGCGCTCGGATCCACCGCGACCGTTCTCACATCCGGCAGTGTAATGGACGAGAACTCTTTCGCTAACCCAAATAAG GTTGTGCCGGTGATGATCGAGTTGCGTAACGCCGCGGAGGAGATGGAGGTCACGCTGCCTCCCCACTCTCTCAGTGCATTCGACCTGGCGCTGGCGCAGTCCAGGCTTGTAGCGGAGATGTGA
- the LOC123103087 gene encoding alpha-L-arabinofuranosidase 1 isoform X2, with amino-acid sequence MEVLCDNCPVGGVGIYNPGFWGMNIEDGKTYNLVMHAKSPETIEMTVSLTSSDGLQVLASAAIRVPGGSNWIKLDQKLVAQGTNRTSRLQITAKTKGVVWLDQVSLMPSDTYKGHGFRTELISMLLDLKPRFLRFPGGCFVEGSWLRNAFRWRDSIGPWEERPGHYGDVWNYWTDDGLGYYEFLQLSEDLGAAPVWVFNNGISHHDEVDTTAIAPFVKDILDSLEFARGSAESTWGSVRAAMGHPEPFPVKYVAIGNEDCGKENYRGNYLKFYNAIREAYPDIQMISNCDGSSGPLDHPADLYDFHVYTGSRALFSMKNTFDNTSRSGPKAFVSEYAVTGNDAGRGSLLASLAEAAFLTGLEKNSDVVHMASYAPLFINDNDRTWNPDAIVFNSWQQYGTPSYWMQKFFRESSGATIHPITISSSYSDSLAASAITWHDDENSILRVKIVNFGPDAVSLTFSATGLQGSINALGSTATVLTSGSVMDENSFANPNKVVPVMIELRNAAEEMEVTLPPHSLSAFDLALAQSRLVAEM; translated from the exons ATGGAGGTTCTCTGTGATAACTGCCCAGTTGGCGGTGTTGGCATTTACAACCCTGGGTTCTGGGGCATG AACATAGAGGATGGGAAGACCTACAATCTAGTTATGCATGCCAAGTCACCAGAAACGATAGAAATGACAGTTTCACTAACAAGCTCTGACGGATTACAAGTTCTGGCTTCAGCTGCCATACG AGTACCCGGCGGATCGAATTGGATAAAATTGGACCAGAAGTTGGTTGCTCAAGGAACAAACAGAACCTCAAGACTTCAAATAACAGCTAAGACAAAGGGAGTTGTATGGCTTGATCAAGTATCACTCATGCCTTCGGATACGTACAAG GGGCACGGTTTCCGCACAGAACTCATATCCATGCTTTTGGATTTAAAACCCCGGTTCTTGAGATTCCCTG GAGGTTGCTTTGTTGAAGGCAGTTGGTTAAGAAACGCATTCAGGTGGAGGGATTCTATAGGTCCATGGGAAGAGAGGCCTGGACACTATGGGGATGTCTGGAATTACTGGACGGATGATGGCCTCGGATATTATGAGTTTCTTCAG CTTTCTGAAGACCTCGGTGCTGCCCCAGTCTGGGTATTCAACAATG GAATCAGCCACCATGATGAAGTTGATACTACTGCTATTGCTCCTTTCGTAAAG GATATACTGGACAGTCTAGAATTTGCAAGGGGGAGTGCAGAATCAACATGGGGTTCTGTTAGAGCTGCAATGGGGCATCCTGAACCATTCCCAGTCAAATACGTTGCAATCGGAAATGAAGATTGTGGGAAAGAAAATTACCGTG GTAACTACCTTAAGTTCTACAATGCTATAAGAGAGGCCTATCCAGACATTCAGATGATTTCAAATTGTGATGGTTCATCTGGACCACTTGACCATCCTGCTGATCTATATGATTTCCAT GTCTATACCGGTTCCAGGGCACTATTTTCCATGAAGAATACATTTGACAATACCTCTCGTAGTGGGCCCAAG GCTTTTGTTAGCGAGTATGCTGTTACAGGAAACGATGCCGGCAGAGGAAGTCTTCTTGCTTCATTGGCAGAGGCCGCTTTCCTTACTGGGCTGGAGAAGAATAG TGATGTTGTTCATATGGCAAGCTATGCACCGCTCTTCATAAATGATAACGACCGCAC GTGGAACCCAGACGCTATCGTCTTCAACTCCTGGCAGCAATATGGGACTCCCAGTTACTGGATGCAGAAGTTTTTCCGTGAATCAAGCGGCGCTACGATCCATCCCATCACAATCAGTTCAAGCTACTCTGATTCGCTGGCAGCATCCGCGATCACGTGGCATGATGACGAGAACAGCATCCTGAGAGTTAAG ATTGTGAACTTTGGGCCAGATGCCGTGAGCCTTACATTCTCGGCAACTGGGCTCCAGGGCAGCATCAATGCGCTCGGATCCACCGCGACCGTTCTCACATCCGGCAGTGTAATGGACGAGAACTCTTTCGCTAACCCAAATAAG GTTGTGCCGGTGATGATCGAGTTGCGTAACGCCGCGGAGGAGATGGAGGTCACGCTGCCTCCCCACTCTCTCAGTGCATTCGACCTGGCGCTGGCGCAGTCCAGGCTTGTAGCGGAGATGTGA